The Streptomyces pactum genome contains a region encoding:
- the metH gene encoding methionine synthase, whose protein sequence is MASSPSTPSADTRTRVSALREALATRVVVADGAMGTMLQAQNPTLDDFQQLEGCNEVLNLTRPDIVRSVHEEYFAVGVDCVETNTFGANHSALGEYDIPERVHELSEAGARVAREVADEFAARDGRQRWVLGSMGPGTKLPTLGHAPYTVLRDAYQRNAEGLVAGGADALLVETTQDLLQTKASVLGARRALDALGLDLPVICSVTVETTGTMLLGSEIGAALTALEPLGIDMIGLNCATGPAEMSEHLRYLARHSRVPLSCMPNAGLPVLGKDGAHYPLTAPELADAQETFVREYGLSLVGGCCGTTPEHLRQVVERVRGTAPSERDPRPEPGAASLYQSVPFRQDTSYLAIGERTNANGSKKFREAMLEGRWDDCVEMARDQIREGAHMLDLCVDYVGRDGVADMEELAGRFATASTLPIVLDSTEVDVLRAGLEKLGGRAVINSVNYEDGAGPESRFARVTELAREHGAALIALTIDEEGQARTAEKKVEIAERLIDDLTGNWGIHESDILVDCLTFTICTGQEESRKDGIATIEGIRELKRRHPDVQTTLGLSNISFGLNPAARILLNSVFLDECVKAGLDSAIVHASKILPIARFDEEQVTTALDLIHDRRREGYDPLQKLMALFEGATAKSLRASKAEELAALPLDERLKRRIIDGEKNGLEQDLEDALRERPALDIVNETLLDGMKVVGELFGSGQMQLPFVLQSAEVMKTAVAHLEPHMEKTDDEGKGTIVLATVRGDVHDIGKNLVDIILSNNGYTVVNLGIKQPVSAILEAADEHRADVIGMSGLLVKSTVIMKENLEELNQRKLAADYPVILGGAALTRAYVEQDLHEIYDGEVRYARDAFEGLRLMDALIGIKRGVPGAKLPELRRRRVRAATVEVEERPEEGHVRSDVAVDNPVPEPPFRGTRVVKGIQLKEYASWLDEGALFKGQWGLKQARTGEGPSYEELVETEGRPRLRGLLDRLQTENLLEAAVVYGYFPCVSKDDDLIVLDEAGNERTRFTFPRQRRGRRLCLADFFRPEESGETDVVGFQVVTVGSRIGEETARMFQADAYRDYLELHGLSVQLAEALAEYWHARVRSELGFAGEDPAEMEDMFALKYRGARFSLGYGACPDLEDRAKIAALLEPERIGVHLSEEFQLHPEQSTDAIVIHHPEAKYFNAR, encoded by the coding sequence ATGGCCTCGTCGCCATCCACCCCGTCCGCCGACACCCGGACCCGTGTGTCCGCCCTCCGCGAGGCACTCGCCACCCGTGTGGTGGTCGCCGACGGTGCGATGGGCACCATGCTGCAGGCGCAGAACCCCACCCTCGACGACTTCCAGCAGTTGGAGGGGTGCAACGAGGTCCTGAACCTGACGCGGCCCGACATCGTGCGGTCGGTGCACGAGGAGTACTTCGCGGTCGGTGTGGACTGCGTGGAGACGAACACCTTCGGTGCGAATCACTCGGCGCTGGGGGAGTACGACATCCCCGAGCGTGTGCACGAGCTGTCGGAGGCGGGAGCACGGGTGGCCCGTGAGGTGGCCGACGAGTTCGCCGCGCGCGACGGCCGGCAGCGCTGGGTCCTGGGATCGATGGGCCCCGGCACGAAGCTCCCGACGCTCGGGCACGCCCCCTACACCGTCCTGCGCGACGCCTACCAGCGCAACGCCGAGGGCCTGGTCGCCGGCGGCGCCGACGCGCTGCTGGTGGAGACCACACAGGACCTCCTGCAGACCAAGGCCTCGGTGCTGGGCGCCCGGCGCGCCCTGGACGCCCTGGGCCTCGACCTGCCGGTGATCTGCTCGGTGACCGTGGAGACGACCGGCACCATGCTCCTCGGCTCCGAGATCGGCGCCGCGCTCACCGCGCTGGAGCCGCTGGGCATCGACATGATCGGCCTGAACTGCGCGACCGGCCCGGCCGAGATGAGCGAGCACCTGCGCTACCTGGCCCGCCACTCCCGCGTCCCGCTGTCCTGCATGCCGAACGCAGGTCTGCCGGTCCTGGGCAAGGACGGCGCCCACTACCCGCTGACGGCACCGGAGCTGGCCGACGCGCAGGAGACCTTCGTGCGCGAGTACGGCCTGTCCCTGGTCGGCGGCTGCTGCGGCACCACCCCCGAGCACCTGCGCCAGGTCGTGGAGCGGGTGCGCGGCACCGCCCCGAGCGAGCGCGACCCGCGGCCCGAGCCGGGCGCGGCCTCCCTCTACCAGAGCGTGCCGTTCCGGCAGGACACCTCCTACCTGGCCATCGGCGAGCGGACGAACGCCAACGGGTCGAAGAAGTTCCGTGAGGCGATGCTGGAGGGCCGCTGGGACGACTGCGTCGAGATGGCCCGCGACCAGATCCGTGAGGGCGCGCACATGCTGGACCTGTGCGTGGACTACGTGGGCCGTGACGGCGTGGCCGACATGGAGGAACTGGCCGGGCGTTTCGCGACCGCCTCGACGCTCCCGATCGTGCTGGACTCCACCGAGGTCGACGTGTTGCGGGCCGGGCTGGAGAAGCTCGGCGGCCGCGCGGTCATCAACTCCGTCAACTACGAGGACGGCGCCGGCCCCGAGTCCCGCTTCGCGCGCGTCACCGAGCTGGCCCGCGAGCACGGGGCGGCGCTCATCGCGCTGACCATCGACGAGGAGGGCCAGGCCCGCACCGCCGAGAAGAAGGTCGAGATCGCCGAACGGCTGATCGACGACCTGACGGGCAACTGGGGCATCCACGAGTCGGACATCCTCGTCGACTGCCTGACCTTCACCATCTGCACCGGCCAGGAGGAGTCCCGCAAGGACGGCATCGCCACCATCGAGGGCATTCGCGAGCTGAAGCGGCGTCACCCCGACGTGCAGACCACCCTCGGCCTGTCGAACATCTCCTTCGGCCTCAACCCGGCCGCCCGCATCCTGCTCAACTCCGTCTTCCTGGACGAGTGCGTCAAGGCGGGCCTGGACTCGGCGATCGTGCACGCCTCGAAGATCCTGCCGATCGCCCGCTTCGACGAGGAGCAGGTCACCACCGCCCTGGACCTCATCCACGACCGCCGCCGAGAGGGTTATGACCCGCTGCAGAAGCTGATGGCGCTCTTCGAGGGCGCCACGGCCAAATCGCTGCGGGCCTCCAAGGCCGAGGAGTTGGCCGCCCTTCCGCTGGACGAGCGGCTCAAGCGCCGGATCATCGACGGCGAGAAGAACGGCCTGGAGCAGGACCTGGAGGACGCCCTCCGGGAGCGCCCGGCCCTCGACATCGTCAACGAGACCCTGCTCGACGGCATGAAGGTGGTCGGCGAGCTGTTCGGTTCCGGCCAGATGCAGCTCCCCTTCGTGCTCCAGTCCGCCGAGGTCATGAAGACCGCGGTGGCCCATCTGGAGCCGCACATGGAGAAGACGGACGACGAGGGCAAGGGCACCATCGTGCTCGCCACCGTCCGCGGCGACGTCCACGACATCGGCAAGAACCTCGTCGACATCATCCTGTCCAACAACGGCTACACGGTCGTCAACCTCGGCATCAAGCAGCCGGTCTCCGCCATCCTGGAGGCGGCCGACGAGCACCGGGCGGACGTCATCGGCATGTCCGGGCTTCTGGTCAAGTCCACGGTGATCATGAAGGAGAACCTGGAGGAGCTCAACCAGCGCAAGCTGGCCGCCGACTACCCCGTGATCCTGGGCGGCGCGGCCCTCACCCGCGCCTACGTCGAGCAGGACCTGCACGAGATCTACGACGGCGAGGTCCGCTACGCCCGCGACGCCTTCGAGGGCCTGCGCCTGATGGACGCCCTGATCGGCATCAAACGCGGTGTGCCCGGCGCCAAGCTGCCCGAACTTCGCCGGCGCCGGGTCCGCGCGGCCACCGTGGAGGTCGAGGAACGCCCCGAGGAGGGGCACGTCCGTTCCGACGTCGCCGTCGACAACCCGGTCCCCGAGCCGCCCTTCCGCGGCACCCGCGTCGTCAAGGGCATCCAGCTCAAGGAGTACGCCTCCTGGCTCGACGAGGGTGCCCTCTTCAAGGGCCAGTGGGGCCTGAAGCAGGCACGCACCGGCGAGGGACCCTCGTACGAGGAACTCGTCGAGACCGAGGGCCGGCCGCGGCTGCGCGGCCTCCTCGACCGGCTCCAGACGGAGAACCTGCTGGAAGCGGCCGTGGTCTACGGCTACTTCCCCTGCGTCTCCAAGGACGACGACCTGATCGTCCTCGACGAGGCCGGCAACGAGCGCACCCGGTTCACTTTCCCCCGCCAGCGGCGCGGCCGGCGCCTGTGCCTGGCCGACTTCTTCCGCCCGGAGGAGTCCGGCGAGACGGACGTCGTCGGCTTCCAGGTCGTCACCGTCGGCTCCCGCATCGGCGAGGAGACGGCCCGCATGTTCCAGGCCGACGCCTATCGCGACTACCTCGAACTGCACGGCCTGTCCGTACAGCTCGCCGAGGCCCTCGCCGAGTACTGGCACGCCCGCGTCCGCTCCGAACTCGGCTTCGCCGGGGAGGACCCGGCCGAGATGGAGGACATGTTCGCCCTGAAGTACCGGGGCGCCCGCTTCTCCCTCGGCTACGGCGCCTGCCCGGACCTGGAGGACCGCGCGAAGATCGCCGCCCTCCTCGAACCGGAGCGCATCGGTGTGCACCTGTCGGAGGAGTTCCAGCTCCACCCCGAGCAGTCCACCGACGCCATCGTCATCCACCACCCGGAGGCGAAGTACTTCAACGCCCGCTGA
- a CDS encoding glycerol-3-phosphate dehydrogenase/oxidase: MTTQSTLQSVPALGTHPASGSNPSRAETREQLSKASYDLLVIGGGILGISTAWHAAQSGLRVAVVDAGDFAGATSSASSKLLHGGLRYLQTGAVKLVAENHFERRAVSRQVAPHLANPLTFYLPVYKGGPHGAAKLGAGVFAYSALSAFGDGVGHLLSPAKAAQDVPELRTDNLKAVAVYGDDQMNDARMALMTVRAAADSGAVVLNHAEVTGLRFTKGRVTGAELKDRLTGDEFGVSARLVLNATGPWVDHLRRMEDPDAAPSIRLSKGAHLVLKRTAPWKAALATPIDKYRITFALPWEDMLLLGTTDEEFEGDPADVAVNEKDTAQILDEAAFSIRDQQLDRDLITYSFAGLRVLPGGPGDTAKAKRETVVTEGRGGMLSVAGGKWTTFRHIGRTVMKKLEALPGHPLGDDFEPISSLPKKLPLPGVANPRAVAHRLLVDGPAPGPRMAADTARHLATHYGSLAFDIARMANESPELAERVHPDAPEIWAQVVWARDHEWAETQDDVLRRRTTLTIRGLATDDVRAKVQDLLDKK; this comes from the coding sequence ATGACCACTCAGTCCACCCTGCAGTCCGTGCCTGCCCTGGGGACGCACCCGGCCTCCGGCTCCAACCCGAGCCGGGCCGAGACCCGGGAGCAGCTCTCCAAGGCGTCGTACGACCTTCTCGTGATCGGCGGCGGCATCCTGGGCATCTCCACCGCCTGGCACGCCGCGCAGTCCGGCCTCAGGGTGGCCGTGGTCGACGCCGGTGACTTCGCCGGCGCCACCTCCTCCGCCTCCTCCAAGCTCCTCCACGGCGGACTGCGCTACCTGCAGACCGGCGCGGTGAAGCTGGTGGCGGAGAACCACTTCGAGCGCCGTGCGGTCTCCCGCCAGGTGGCCCCCCACCTGGCGAACCCGCTCACCTTCTACCTCCCCGTGTACAAGGGCGGGCCGCACGGCGCGGCGAAGCTGGGCGCCGGTGTCTTCGCGTACTCGGCGCTGTCCGCCTTCGGTGACGGCGTCGGGCACCTGCTCTCCCCGGCCAAGGCCGCGCAGGACGTGCCGGAGCTGCGCACCGACAACCTCAAGGCCGTGGCCGTGTACGGCGACGACCAGATGAACGACGCCCGTATGGCGCTGATGACGGTCCGCGCGGCGGCCGATTCCGGCGCGGTCGTCCTCAACCACGCCGAGGTGACCGGCCTGCGCTTCACCAAGGGCCGGGTGACCGGCGCCGAGCTGAAGGACCGGCTGACCGGCGACGAGTTCGGCGTCAGCGCCCGCCTGGTGCTCAACGCCACCGGTCCCTGGGTCGACCACCTGCGCCGGATGGAGGACCCGGACGCGGCCCCGTCCATCCGCCTCTCCAAGGGCGCGCACCTGGTGCTCAAGCGCACCGCGCCCTGGAAGGCCGCGCTGGCCACCCCGATCGACAAGTACCGGATCACCTTCGCCCTCCCCTGGGAGGACATGCTGCTGCTCGGCACGACGGACGAGGAGTTCGAGGGCGACCCGGCGGACGTCGCGGTCAACGAGAAGGACACAGCCCAGATCCTCGACGAGGCCGCCTTCTCCATCCGCGACCAGCAGCTCGACCGGGACCTGATCACGTACTCCTTCGCTGGTCTGCGCGTGCTGCCGGGCGGTCCCGGCGACACCGCCAAGGCCAAGCGCGAGACGGTCGTCACCGAGGGCCGGGGCGGCATGCTGTCCGTCGCGGGCGGCAAGTGGACGACCTTCCGCCACATCGGCCGTACGGTCATGAAGAAGCTGGAGGCGCTGCCGGGCCACCCCCTCGGCGACGACTTCGAGCCGATCTCCTCGCTGCCGAAGAAGCTGCCGCTGCCCGGCGTCGCCAACCCGCGCGCGGTCGCCCACCGGCTGCTGGTGGACGGCCCGGCGCCCGGCCCGCGCATGGCGGCGGACACCGCCCGGCACCTGGCCACGCACTACGGCTCGCTGGCCTTCGACATCGCCCGCATGGCGAACGAGAGCCCTGAGCTGGCCGAGCGGGTCCACCCCGACGCCCCGGAGATCTGGGCGCAGGTCGTGTGGGCGCGGGACCACGAGTGGGCCGAGACGCAGGACGACGTGCTGCGCCGCCGGACGACGCTGACGATCCGCGGTCTGGCCACGGACGACGTCCGCGCCAAGGTCCAGGACCTGCTCGACAAGAAGTAG
- a CDS encoding IclR family transcriptional regulator, whose translation MARNIQSLERAAAMLRLLAGGERRLGLSDIASSLGLAKGTAHGILRTLQHEGFVEQDDASGRYQLGAELLRLGTTYLDVHELRARALVWTDDLARSSGESVHLGVLHQQGVLIVHHVFRPDDSRQVLEIGAMQPLHSTALGKVLSAYDPVAHSEALEADRKAYTDRTVCEPDRFEHILDITRARGYAADVEETWEGVASIAAPIHDRRRMPVGAVGITGAVERLCRDGGLRPELVAAVRDCARAVSRDLGAGRF comes from the coding sequence ATGGCACGGAACATCCAGTCGCTCGAACGGGCGGCCGCGATGCTGCGCCTGCTCGCGGGCGGCGAGCGGCGGCTCGGCCTGTCGGACATCGCCTCGTCGCTGGGTCTGGCCAAAGGCACGGCACACGGCATCCTGCGCACGCTCCAGCACGAGGGTTTCGTCGAGCAGGACGACGCCTCCGGGCGCTACCAGTTGGGCGCCGAGCTGCTGCGCCTGGGCACGACGTACCTCGACGTGCACGAGCTGCGGGCCCGCGCCCTGGTGTGGACGGACGACCTGGCACGCTCCAGCGGCGAGAGCGTCCACCTCGGCGTCCTGCACCAGCAGGGCGTCCTGATCGTGCACCACGTCTTCCGGCCCGACGACAGCCGGCAGGTCCTGGAGATCGGCGCCATGCAGCCGCTGCACTCCACGGCACTGGGCAAGGTGCTGTCGGCCTACGACCCGGTGGCGCACAGCGAGGCCCTGGAGGCCGACCGCAAGGCGTACACGGACCGGACCGTCTGCGAGCCGGACAGGTTCGAGCACATCCTGGACATCACGCGCGCGCGTGGCTACGCGGCCGACGTCGAGGAGACCTGGGAGGGCGTCGCCTCCATCGCCGCCCCGATCCACGACCGCAGACGCATGCCGGTCGGCGCGGTCGGCATCACCGGGGCCGTGGAACGGCTGTGCCGGGACGGTGGGCTGCGGCCCGAGCTGGTCGCGGCGGTACGGGACTGCGCCCGCGCGGTGTCGCGGGACCTGGGCGCCGGGCGGTTCTAG
- a CDS encoding HAD family hydrolase produces MTSTVPALGTRTAEGSALQAVLLDMDGTLVDTEGFWWDVEVEVFASLGHTLDDSWRHVVVGGPMSRSAGFLIEATGAGITLAELSVLLNDGFEKRIGRALPLMPGAARLLAELSAHEIPTALVSASHRRIIDRVLTSLGPQYFGLTVAGDEVPRTKPHPDPYLAAAAGLGVDPARCAVVEDTATGVAAAEAAGCHVVAVPSVAPITPAVRRTVVGSLEEVDLTFLRGLMTQMR; encoded by the coding sequence ATGACCAGTACGGTCCCCGCGCTCGGAACCCGTACGGCCGAAGGCTCCGCCCTGCAGGCAGTGCTCCTCGACATGGACGGCACCCTGGTGGACACCGAGGGCTTCTGGTGGGACGTCGAGGTCGAGGTCTTCGCCTCCCTCGGTCACACCCTGGACGACTCCTGGCGCCACGTGGTCGTCGGCGGCCCGATGAGCCGCAGCGCCGGCTTCCTGATCGAGGCCACCGGGGCCGGCATCACGCTCGCCGAACTCAGCGTGCTGCTCAACGACGGCTTCGAGAAGCGCATCGGCCGTGCCCTGCCGCTCATGCCGGGAGCCGCCCGGCTGCTCGCGGAACTCTCCGCGCACGAGATCCCCACGGCCCTGGTCTCCGCCTCGCACCGGCGCATCATCGACCGCGTGCTGACCTCGCTGGGCCCCCAGTACTTCGGCCTCACCGTCGCCGGTGACGAGGTGCCGCGCACCAAGCCCCACCCGGACCCGTACCTGGCCGCCGCGGCCGGCCTGGGAGTGGACCCGGCCCGGTGCGCCGTCGTGGAGGACACGGCGACCGGGGTCGCCGCCGCGGAGGCAGCCGGCTGCCACGTCGTGGCCGTGCCCTCGGTCGCTCCCATCACCCCGGCCGTCCGGCGCACGGTGGTCGGTTCCCTGGAAGAGGTGGACCTGACATTTCTGCGCGGTCTGATGACACAAATGCGCTAG
- the glpK gene encoding glycerol kinase GlpK has translation MTDAHTAGPFIAAIDQGTTSSRCIVFDRDGRIVSVDQKEHEQIFPKPGWVEHDATEIWTNVQEVVAGAVEKAGITRDDIKAIGITNQRETTLVWDKNTGEPVHNAIVWQDTRTDALCRELGRNVGQDRFRRETGLPLASYFAGPKARWLLDNVDGVRERAEAGDLLFGTMDTWVIWNLTGGVNGGKHVTDVTNASRTMLMNLHTMQWDEKIAESIGVPTQMLPEIRSSAEVYGEITGGRLGDLLGGIPVASALGDQQAALFGQTCFSEGETKSTYGTGTFMVMNTGDKLINSYSGLLTTVGYKIGDQDTVYALEGSIAVTGSLVQWMRDQMGLISTAAEIETLALTVEDNGGAYFVPAFSGLFAPYWRSDARGVIAGLTRYVTKAHLARAVLEATAWQTREIADAMTKDSGVELTALKVDGGMTSNNLLMQTLADFVDAPVVRPMVAETTCLGAAYAAGLAVGFWNSTDDLRANWRRAAEWTPRMDAEIRDREYKSWLKAVERTMGWLEDEE, from the coding sequence GTGACCGACGCTCACACCGCAGGCCCCTTCATCGCCGCGATCGACCAGGGCACGACCTCCTCCCGCTGCATCGTCTTCGACCGCGACGGACGCATCGTCTCCGTCGACCAGAAGGAGCACGAGCAGATCTTCCCCAAGCCGGGCTGGGTGGAGCACGACGCCACCGAGATCTGGACCAACGTCCAGGAGGTCGTCGCCGGGGCGGTCGAGAAGGCCGGCATCACCCGGGACGACATCAAGGCCATCGGCATCACCAACCAGCGCGAGACCACGCTCGTCTGGGACAAGAACACCGGTGAGCCCGTCCACAACGCCATCGTCTGGCAGGACACCCGCACCGACGCCCTGTGCCGCGAGCTCGGCCGCAACGTCGGCCAGGACCGCTTCCGCCGTGAGACCGGCCTCCCCCTCGCCTCCTACTTCGCCGGCCCCAAGGCCCGCTGGCTGCTCGACAACGTCGACGGCGTGCGCGAGCGCGCCGAGGCCGGCGACCTGCTCTTCGGCACCATGGACACGTGGGTCATCTGGAACCTGACCGGCGGGGTGAACGGCGGCAAGCACGTCACCGACGTCACCAACGCCTCCCGCACCATGCTGATGAACCTGCACACCATGCAGTGGGACGAGAAGATCGCCGAGTCCATCGGCGTGCCGACGCAGATGCTCCCCGAGATCCGCTCCTCCGCCGAGGTCTACGGCGAGATCACGGGCGGCCGGCTCGGCGACCTGCTCGGCGGCATCCCGGTCGCCTCCGCGCTCGGCGACCAGCAGGCGGCCCTGTTCGGCCAGACCTGCTTCTCCGAGGGCGAGACCAAGTCGACCTACGGCACCGGCACCTTCATGGTGATGAACACCGGTGACAAGCTCATCAACTCCTACTCGGGCCTGCTCACCACCGTCGGCTACAAGATCGGCGACCAGGACACGGTCTACGCCCTGGAGGGCTCGATCGCCGTCACCGGTTCGCTGGTGCAGTGGATGCGCGACCAGATGGGCCTGATCTCCACCGCCGCTGAGATCGAGACCCTCGCCCTGACGGTCGAGGACAACGGCGGCGCCTACTTCGTGCCGGCCTTCTCCGGCCTGTTCGCCCCGTACTGGCGCTCCGACGCCCGCGGTGTGATCGCCGGCCTCACCCGGTACGTCACCAAGGCGCACCTCGCGCGCGCCGTCCTGGAGGCCACCGCCTGGCAGACGCGGGAGATCGCGGACGCCATGACCAAGGACTCCGGTGTGGAGCTGACCGCCCTCAAGGTCGACGGCGGCATGACCTCCAACAACCTGCTGATGCAGACCCTCGCCGACTTCGTGGACGCCCCCGTGGTGCGCCCCATGGTCGCCGAGACCACCTGCCTCGGCGCCGCCTACGCCGCCGGCCTGGCCGTCGGCTTCTGGAACAGCACCGACGACCTGCGCGCCAACTGGCGGCGGGCCGCCGAGTGGACCCCCCGCATGGACGCGGAGATCCGCGACCGTGAGTACAAGAGCTGGCTCAAGGCCGTCGAGCGGACCATGGGCTGGCTCGAGGACGAGGAGTAA
- a CDS encoding MIP/aquaporin family protein, with protein MSSSDIFIGETIGTAILILLGGGVCAAVTLKASKARNAGWLAIAFGWGFAVMTAVYISGPLSGAHLNPAVTVGIAIKDGEWGDVPTYFAGQMLGAMIGAALVWAAYYGQFLAHLTDREIVGGPGAQDTTAKAVEAQEKGAGPVLGIFSTGPEVRNAVQNLSTEVIGTFVLVLAVLTQGLNDAGNGLGILGGLITALVVVSIGLSLGGPTGYAINPARDLGPRIVHALLPLPNKGGSDWSYAWVPIAGPLIGGALAAGVYNVAFA; from the coding sequence GTGTCCAGCTCCGACATCTTCATCGGCGAGACCATCGGTACCGCCATACTCATCCTGCTCGGCGGCGGCGTGTGCGCCGCCGTGACGCTCAAGGCCTCCAAGGCCCGCAACGCCGGCTGGCTCGCCATCGCCTTCGGGTGGGGCTTCGCCGTCATGACGGCGGTGTACATCTCGGGTCCGCTCTCCGGCGCCCACCTCAACCCCGCCGTGACGGTCGGCATCGCCATCAAGGACGGCGAGTGGGGCGACGTTCCCACCTACTTCGCCGGACAGATGCTCGGCGCCATGATCGGCGCGGCCCTGGTCTGGGCCGCCTACTACGGCCAGTTCCTCGCCCACCTCACCGACCGCGAGATCGTCGGCGGGCCGGGCGCGCAGGACACCACGGCCAAGGCCGTCGAGGCCCAGGAGAAGGGCGCCGGCCCGGTGCTGGGCATCTTCTCCACCGGCCCCGAGGTCCGCAACGCGGTGCAGAACCTCTCCACCGAGGTCATCGGCACCTTCGTGCTGGTGCTCGCGGTCCTCACCCAGGGTCTGAACGACGCGGGCAACGGCCTCGGCATCCTGGGCGGTCTGATCACCGCGCTGGTGGTCGTCTCGATCGGTCTGTCCCTCGGCGGCCCGACCGGCTACGCCATCAACCCGGCCCGTGACCTCGGTCCGCGCATCGTGCACGCCCTGCTGCCGCTGCCCAACAAGGGCGGCTCCGACTGGTCCTACGCCTGGGTCCCGATCGCCGGTCCACTGATCGGCGGCGCGCTCGCCGCAGGTGTCTACAACGTCGCGTTCGCCTGA